A portion of the Juglans microcarpa x Juglans regia isolate MS1-56 chromosome 1D, Jm3101_v1.0, whole genome shotgun sequence genome contains these proteins:
- the LOC121243044 gene encoding high mobility group B protein 15: MASASCARSPLPMKEASSNYSPYPQPLAKYDDVAASPKLFVDTLEKLHASMGTKFMIPIIGGKELDLHRLFVEVTSRGGIERIIRERRWKEVTAVFNFPSTATNASFVLRKYYVSLLHHYEQIYFFKARGWVPMSNDCLMSPPRTPVPASRTESLQATPEIQAEKRINTAELAGATAASTVVGVIDGKFESGYLVTVTIGSKKLKGVLYHAPQNTVQKLPQNYGVFASKNDSASAVPGTHRRRRRKKSEIKRRDPAHPKPNRSGYNFFFAEQHARLKPLHPGKDREISRMIGELWNKLKESEKAVYQEKAFKDKERYRSEMEEYKERLRTGQVISDAVPLQQRLPGQDVVNTPDNAEIEDNEEGESPHTPDNASSDN, from the exons ATGGCATCGGCTTCTTGTGCCAGGAGTCCATTGCCCATGAAAGAAGCATCCTCTAACTATTCCCCTTACCCTCAACCTCTCGCAAAATATGACGATGTTGCAGCCAGTCCTAAGCTCTTCGTGGATACTTTGGAGAAACTTCATGCTTCCATGGGGACTAAGTTCAT GATTCCCATCATTGGAGGTAAAGAGCTAGATTTGCATCGACTTTTTGTGGAGGTAACTTCTCGTGGGGGTATTGAAAGG ATTATTAGGGAGAGAAGATGGAAAGAAGTGACTGCTGTTTTCAACTTCCCTTCAACGGCTACAAATGCGTCTTTTGTGCTGCGAAAGTACTATGTTTCATTACTTCACCACTATGAgcaaatatatttctttaaggCTCGGGGATGGGTTCCTATGTCTAATG ATTGTTTGATGAGCCCACCCAGAACTCCAGTTCCAGCATCAAGAACAGAATCCTTGCAGGCAACACCAGAAATCCAAgcagaaaaaagaataaatactgCAGAATTGGCAGGAG CAACAGCAGCTTCAACTGTGGTAGGGGTCATCGATGGGAAATTCGAAAGTGGGTACCTTGTTACTGTCACAATAGGTTCAAAGAAGCTTAAAGGTGTCCTTTATCATGCACCACAGAACACCGTGCAGAAATTGCCACAGAACTATGGTGTCTTTGCTAGCAAAAATGACAGTGCTTCTGCTGTACCGGGAACCCATCGACGCCGCCGCAGgaagaaatctgaaataaaaAGGAGGGACCCGGCTCATCCAAAACCTAACAGAAGCGGCTATAATTTCTTCTTTGCAGAGCAGCACGCAAGACTGAAACCACTGCATCCAGGGAAGGACAGAGAGATTAGTAGAATGATTGGTGAACTGTGGAACAAGTTAAAAGAGTCTGAAAAGGCT GTTTATCAGGAGAAAGCTTTTAAAGATAAAGAAAGATATAGATCAGAAATGGAGGAATACAAGGAGAGATTAAGGACTGGTCAAGTCATCAGTGATGCAGTGCCACTGCAACAGCGGCTTCCTGGACAGGATGTGGTAAATACACCTGACAATGCGGAGATTGAAGATAATGAGGAAGGGGAGTCTCCTCATACACCTGACAATGCGAGCTCAGATAATTGA